The Ochotona princeps isolate mOchPri1 chromosome 1, mOchPri1.hap1, whole genome shotgun sequence genome has a segment encoding these proteins:
- the LOC131481166 gene encoding zinc finger protein 883-like — protein MKKNELTRTKQESQYRNLNEDVMASSKLPTPKGVELKKNNVNSRHIPKLITKNGNYLAVKLEEFSVCHNMYNPSVPCEMEGGEKSDATNVPGNSFQCYEPVDEHHKIQTVQQQFEHNAQWKAFKRKKIFFTFERVHMEDTCNKETTQIEKKTLHKFSNLSSHQKNHTREKFYDNFGYGKPLIYKSDPAVNQRLHTGKNSSACEPSGKPFSSQSCHTMYYNSHIGENPHIFSNCGETLYQKPDLIRNPRIHTGEKPYECNDCGKAFGRMSHLIMHQRVHTGEKPYECNDCGKAFGHKSHLTVHQRTHTGEKPYECGDCGKAFGRMASLIMHQRIHTGEKPYECDDCGKAFGRMSSLIMHHRIHTGEKPYECNVCGKAFGHKSHLRVHQRIHTGEKPYECDDCGKAFSCTSQLIKHQRIHTGEKPYECNECGKDFIEKSQLKKHQRIHTGEKPYECSECGQAFIQKSQLTIHQRTHTGERPFECSNCGKAFRSTSHLIKHQKTHTGEKPYECSDCGKCFGHTSCLIRHQRIHTGEKPYECNDCGKTFIQKSQLTRHQRTHTGERPYECNDCGKAFIQKSKLTLHQRTHTGEKPYECNDCGKAFCHMSSLIRHQRTHTGEKPECNDCGADFIQKSQLTIVQKAHASEKPYECMTLEKLFAINHILWTSGKSDKGETL, from the coding sequence atgaaaaagaatgaactgACTAGGACCAAGCAGGAAAGtcaatacagaaatttgaatgaGGATGTTATGGCAAGCAGCAAGCTACCAACTCCCAAGGgagtggaattaaaaaaaaataatgtcaattCAAGGCATATTCCAAAACTGATTAccaaaaatggaaattatttagCAGTGAAACTTGAGGAATTCAGTGTATGTCACAATATGTATAACCCTAGTGTTCCTTGTGAGATGGAAGGTGGAGAGAAATCTGATGccaccaatgtgcctgggaactctTTCCAATGCTATGAACCTGTTGATGAGCATCACAAGATTCAAACTGTACAGCAGCAATTTGAACATAATGCACAATGGAAAGCCTTCAAAAGGAAGAAGATATTCTTTACATTTGAGCGGGTTCATATGGAAGACACCTGTAATAAGGAGACAACTCAGATAGAGAAGAAAACATTGCATAAATTCTCTAACCTCAGTAGTCATCAAAAAAACCACACGAGAGAGAAATTCTATGACAATTTTGGATATGGGAAACCTCTCATTTACAAATCTGATCCTGCAGTAAATCAAAGGCTTCACACAGGGAAAAATTCCAGTGCATGTGAACCTTCTGGAAAACCATTTAGCAGTCAATCCTGCCATACCATGTATTACAATAGTCACATTGGGGAAAACCCCCATATATTTAGCAACTGTGGAGAAACCCTGTATCAGAAGCCAGACCTCATTAGAAATCCCAGGattcacacaggagagaaaccttatgaatgtaatgactGTGGTAAAGCCTTTGGCCGTATGTCACACCTTATAATGCATCAAAGAgttcacacaggggagaaaccttatgagtGTAATGACTGTGGAAAAGCCTTTGGTCATAAGTCACATTTAACAGTGCATCAGAGaacccacacaggggagaaaccttatgagtGTGGTGACTGTGGGAAAGCTTTTGGCCGTATGGCATCTCTCATAATGCATCAAAGAattcacactggggagaaaccttatgaatgtgaTGATTGTGGGAAAGCTTTTGGACGTATGTCATCCCTCATTATGCATCATagaatccacacaggtgagaaaccttatgaatgcaatgTATGTGGAAAAGCCTTTGGTCATAAGTCACACTTAAGAGtacatcagagaattcatacaggggagaaaccttatgaatgtgaTGACTGTGGAAAAGCCTTTAGCTGTACATCACAACTCATAAAACATcaaagaatccacacaggggagaaaccttatgaatgcaatgAGTGCGGGAAggattttattgagaagtcaCAACTCAAAAAacaccagagaattcacacaggggagaaaccttatgaatgcagtgagtgtggacaAGCCTTTATCCAGAAGTCACAACTTACAATACATCAGagaacacacacaggggagagacCTTTTGAGTGTAGTAACTGTGGAAAAGCCTTTCGGAGTACATCACACCTCATAAAACACCAGAAAactcacacaggggagaaaccttatgagtGTAGTGACTGCGGGAAATGTTTTGGCCATACGTCATGCCTTATAAGGCATCAGAGGATTcatacaggggagaaaccttatgaatgtaatgactGTGGAAAAACCTTTATCCAGAAATCACAACTCACAAGACATCAGAGAACTCACACGGGGGAGagaccttatgaatgtaatgactGTGGCAAAGCCTTTATCCAGAAGTCAAAACTTACACTACATCAGAGaacccacacaggggagaaaccttatgaatgtaatgactGTGGGAAAGCTTTTTGCCATATGTCATCCCTGATAAGACATCAGAGAactcacacaggggagaaacctgaATGTAATGATTGTGGAGCAGACTTTATCCAGAAGTCACAACTCACAATAGTTCAAAAAGCACATGCAtcagagaaaccttatgaatgtatgACCCTCGAAAAGCTTTTTGCCATAAACCACATCTTATGGACGTCAGGAAAGTCAGACAAAGGAGAAACACTATGA